The Flavobacterium commune genome contains a region encoding:
- a CDS encoding putative quinol monooxygenase: MIFFDCKFSSVRGGFLENAIVFSENVFIIWEEWKDQAGLDIHNSQQYLIDFIADTKTLLASPIQVFN, from the coding sequence GTGATTTTTTTTGATTGTAAATTTTCGTCAGTTCGAGGTGGATTTTTAGAAAATGCGATAGTTTTTTCAGAAAATGTTTTTATTATTTGGGAAGAGTGGAAAGATCAGGCAGGGCTTGATATACACAACAGTCAACAATACTTAATTGATTTTATTGCCGATACCAAAACTTTATTGGCTTCTCCTATTCAGGTTTTTAATTAG
- a CDS encoding fumarylacetoacetate hydrolase family protein → MKLIRFGAAGSEKPGILVGEKRYDVSSIVTDYNESFFENNGLEKLKAAIESGTSFPEVSNEVRLGSPVARPSKIICIGLNYVDHCHETGAPIPTEPIIFFKSTTSLCGPNDNVIIPKGSEKTDWEVELAFVVGKKASYVEEAEALDYVAGYALLNDYSERAFQIEMGGQWAKGKGCDTFAPLGPVLATQDEIADVNNLPMWLTVNGKKFQNSNTSNLVFKIPFLVHYLSQFMTLLPGDIISTGTPPGVGLGIKPDPIYVKAGDVIELGIEGLGSSKQVAVAYSK, encoded by the coding sequence ATGAAATTAATACGTTTTGGAGCAGCAGGCAGCGAAAAACCAGGAATTTTAGTTGGAGAAAAAAGATATGATGTTTCTTCAATTGTAACTGATTATAACGAATCTTTTTTTGAGAATAATGGCTTAGAAAAGTTAAAAGCAGCTATCGAAAGCGGAACTTCTTTCCCTGAAGTTTCAAATGAAGTTCGTTTGGGTTCTCCGGTTGCAAGACCTTCAAAAATTATTTGCATTGGTTTGAATTATGTGGATCACTGTCATGAAACTGGTGCACCAATTCCAACAGAGCCTATCATTTTCTTTAAATCGACTACTTCTTTGTGTGGACCAAACGATAATGTGATTATCCCTAAAGGAAGTGAAAAAACCGACTGGGAAGTTGAATTAGCTTTTGTAGTGGGTAAAAAAGCAAGTTATGTGGAAGAAGCTGAAGCTTTGGATTATGTTGCGGGATATGCTTTGTTAAACGATTATAGCGAAAGAGCTTTCCAAATTGAAATGGGAGGGCAATGGGCTAAAGGGAAAGGCTGTGATACTTTCGCACCTCTTGGACCGGTTTTAGCTACTCAGGATGAAATTGCCGATGTGAACAATCTTCCAATGTGGTTGACTGTAAACGGTAAAAAATTCCAAAACAGTAATACTTCTAACTTAGTGTTTAAAATTCCATTTTTAGTACATTATTTAAGTCAGTTTATGACTTTACTTCCTGGTGATATCATCAGTACAGGAACGCCTCCTGGAGTAGGTTTAGGTATCAAACCAGATCCTATTTATGTTAAAGCAGGTGATGTGATTGAATTAGGAATCGAAGGTTTAGGTTCTAGTAAACAAGTTGCTGTAGCTTATTCTAAATAA
- a CDS encoding SDR family NAD(P)-dependent oxidoreductase: MFSLKDKKAIITGGGSGIGKAISVLFAKQGAEVHIIELTAESAQATVDEITAEGGKVFAHACNVAKHDEVVATFEKIGNIHVLVNNAGIAHVGKVDTTPEADFDRIMDVNVKGVYNCLFAAIPQFRKSGGGSIVNMASIASWVGISDRFAYSTAKGAVMSMTLSVARDYINENIRCNSISPARVHTPFVDGFIAKNYPGNEAEIFEKLSKSQPIGRMGKPEEIATLALFLASDEAGFITGSDYPIDGGFIKLNN; this comes from the coding sequence ATGTTCTCATTAAAAGATAAAAAAGCAATCATAACAGGTGGTGGTAGCGGAATAGGAAAAGCTATTTCTGTTTTATTTGCAAAACAAGGAGCTGAAGTTCATATTATAGAATTAACTGCCGAAAGTGCCCAAGCTACCGTAGATGAAATCACTGCCGAAGGAGGTAAAGTTTTTGCTCATGCCTGTAACGTTGCCAAACATGATGAAGTAGTTGCTACTTTTGAAAAAATTGGTAACATTCATGTTTTAGTGAATAATGCCGGAATTGCCCATGTAGGTAAGGTTGATACCACTCCGGAAGCTGATTTTGACCGAATTATGGACGTAAATGTAAAAGGAGTTTATAACTGTTTGTTTGCAGCTATCCCTCAATTCCGTAAATCAGGTGGAGGATCGATTGTGAATATGGCTTCGATTGCTTCATGGGTTGGTATTTCAGATCGTTTTGCTTATTCTACAGCCAAAGGAGCTGTGATGTCTATGACTTTATCAGTTGCCAGAGATTATATCAACGAGAATATCCGTTGCAATTCGATTTCTCCTGCACGTGTGCATACTCCTTTTGTAGATGGATTTATTGCTAAAAATTATCCTGGAAATGAGGCTGAAATATTCGAAAAATTATCAAAATCACAGCCTATTGGAAGAATGGGAAAACCGGAAGAAATTGCTACTTTAGCATTGTTTTTAGCAAGTGACGAAGCCGGGTTTATCACAGGATCAGATTATCCAATTGACGGAGGATTTATCAAATTAAATAATTAA
- a CDS encoding AraC family transcriptional regulator, giving the protein MKLERTQISSYLNNAISVLVREESFFQAPFHSHPELELVYVKESFGKRIIGNSVDNFEAGDMVFLGSDIPHVWLNDEIYYHNINKLKAKAIVVYFNKDIFGPAFYELKEAQKINSLFEKAKKGLSIKGKTNKLIAEKLEQLVIKQDFEVIIGLFEILSLLSATTTDLDFINSETYTPSNDSFKKDRLSDVYQYIKDNYKKEISLDEVAQIANLTPTSFCRMFKSRTKKNFIEYLNEIRISNACKQLIETDMSVSEIAYECGYKTVSNFNKLFKKNTGNTPKEYKNKIAR; this is encoded by the coding sequence ATGAAACTAGAGAGAACCCAAATATCGTCTTACCTAAATAATGCTATTTCTGTACTTGTCAGAGAGGAATCTTTCTTTCAGGCCCCTTTCCATTCCCACCCGGAACTGGAACTGGTTTATGTAAAGGAAAGTTTTGGTAAAAGGATTATAGGTAATTCTGTTGACAATTTTGAAGCCGGAGATATGGTTTTCCTTGGTTCCGACATCCCTCATGTTTGGCTAAATGACGAAATTTATTATCACAACATCAACAAACTAAAGGCAAAAGCCATTGTAGTTTACTTCAACAAAGATATTTTTGGCCCGGCTTTTTACGAATTAAAAGAAGCTCAAAAAATCAATAGCCTTTTCGAAAAAGCAAAAAAAGGGCTTTCAATTAAAGGAAAAACAAACAAACTGATTGCCGAAAAATTAGAACAATTAGTCATCAAACAGGACTTTGAAGTAATCATAGGTCTGTTCGAAATCTTATCTCTTCTATCCGCTACCACTACTGATTTAGACTTCATAAATAGCGAAACTTATACTCCTTCCAACGATTCTTTCAAAAAAGATCGTCTTTCGGATGTTTACCAATACATAAAAGACAATTACAAAAAAGAGATTTCTCTGGATGAAGTAGCTCAAATTGCCAATCTGACACCGACTTCTTTTTGCAGAATGTTCAAATCCAGAACCAAAAAGAATTTTATTGAATATCTGAACGAAATACGCATTTCCAATGCCTGCAAACAGCTTATTGAAACTGACATGAGTGTTTCGGAAATAGCCTATGAATGCGGATACAAAACCGTTTCTAATTTCAATAAACTATTCAAGAAAAATACGGGAAACACTCCTAAAGAATACAAAAACAAAATAGCGCGTTAA